The Cucumis melo cultivar AY chromosome 5, USDA_Cmelo_AY_1.0, whole genome shotgun sequence genome has a segment encoding these proteins:
- the LOC127149466 gene encoding aromatic aminotransferase ISS1-like, with translation MDLLNHCFFVLQLNEENKLYKSSVMVTAGANQAFVNLVLTLCDAGDSVVMFAPYYFNAYMSFQMTGVTNILVGPSDPKTLHPDPDN, from the exons ATGGACTTACTAAATcattgtttttttgttttgcagTTGAATGAGGAAAATAAACTGTACAAGTCCTCTGTGATGGTTACAGCCGGTGCAAATCAG GCATTCGTTAACCTTGTTCTTACATTGTGTGATGCTGGGGATTCTGTGGTTATGTTTGCTCCGTATTACTTCAATGCCTACATGTCTTTTCAAATGACTGGTGTCACTAATATATTGGTTGGTCCCAGTGACCCAAAAACACTTCATCCTGATCCAG ataattga